From Geotalea uraniireducens Rf4:
TTTGGCCCGGCAGTCAATCCTTCTGTCGCGCCGGTCTATTTCCGGCAGATAGGATCGGGCCAGCTCCAGATAGAGCTGACGGTCAAGGGGCTTGGTAAGGAAATTGTCGCAGCCGGCTTTAATGCAGAGCGACTTGTCATCTTCCTTCCCTGCCGAGGTCATCATGATGACCGGTATCGACTTCAGGGTGGGGTCGGCTTTGATGGCTGCACAGCATTCTGCGCCGTTCATGTTGGGCATGTGCAGGTCCATGAAAATCAAAGCGGGGCGCTCGGCACGGCAGACTTTCAACGCTTCCACGCCGTCCCCGGCGGTCAGTATGGTGACAGACGATTGTTTCAGGAAGCCTTTCTGCAACTCCACAAACATGTTGACGTCATCTACAAGCAGGATCTTAATCGGCATACAATTCCCGTAGTTATTTATAGTGGCTGCCAGCACTGCCCGGTTAGCTTGTTGCGTCCGCACTTCCCCCCTCACCCTAGCCCTCTCCCACAAGGGGCGAGGGGACTTTAAAGCTCCCCTCCCTTGATGGGAGGGGTTAGGGGAGGGTGCAACGTCTCGGCAGTTCTTCTTTTATTAAGCCGTAACCAGCCGTTTGGCTATAACATCATGGTTGAGCCAGAGGACCGGGGCATCCTGCTTCCAGGAAAAGTCGTACATCAGTCTCCCCACTGCTTTGAACACTTCCTGGGAAAGTACGGCGCAGACGATTTCCTTCGGGTTTTTGTTCATTGCCAGGAGCTCGGCAGAGCAGTTCAGCATGAAATCCTGCTGTTCCGGTCTGTTATGCTGGGGCCAGCCGGCAAAATCACGGAGCGCGACTGTAATAGGCGCAGACAGATAGTCGTTTGCCTTTGCGATAAGCGTATCAATTGCAGTGCCGTCATTCGAGAGGGCCCGGCAGGATGCCTTGATTTCCTCGGCAAATGGGCCGTTCCCTTCTTTTTCCAGGGCTGCCAGCAAGGGGTAAAGTGAATTCTCCACGCCGAGGAACAGGGCGCTGGAGTTGGTCAGGATTTCCGGGCAGTTGAAAACTGTTGCCTTTATCCCCTCTGCCCAGGCGGTTGCGGCGACCTCTTCGAGACGGATCTTTGCCCACCCTTGCAGGTAGGGGGTGTAGGATTGCCAGGTGTAAGCGCCATTGATGAGAACTTCGCAGCCGTGGTAGCCGTAAGCCGTATAACGGGCGGAAACCTTGTCCCGCAGGGGGGCGGTGGCATCGATCAGGTAGCGGAAGGTGTCGGCGGTCACCTCGTCGAAGCTCACCTTGCAGAGCTTGCCCAGATCGGAATTCCAGAAGGTCTCCGAGGAGAGGAAGCGGTCTCCCTGTCCCTTGAAGACCCTGTTCAGGAGCGGCATGAAGATACGGGCCCTGGGAATGCCGCCGGCCATGGTGTGGACAAACAGGACGTTTGCACCGGCGGGGAGCATCTTCCCCAGTTCGGTGACAACCAGGCCGAGGTTGGCACTGAAGCGTCTTGCTCCCTGCTGCCGTGTATGCTCAACGTCGTTCCAGTCGAATCGGACCTTGTCCCACTCGTCGGCCTTGACCCCCTTGAGCTGTTCAACTACTGAACGTCCGTCGCCCGCGCCGGGCTCCATGTCGAAACCGGCCTCCAGCGGGATGTTGATGATCTTCCCTCCCAGCGTTGCTTCGGCTTCTGCCAGTTCTTCCGTGGTCAGGGAGCGCAGCGTCCCGTCGGCGTCACGCCGCCCCACTGTTGTGCCGATAATGGTCATGCCGGCCCGGCGTGCTTCATCGACAATGCCGTTGGCGTAGCCGCGGCCGAACAGCTCACCGCACAGAACCAGCACATCGTCTTTTTTGTATTCCGCCGCTGCAGGAAGTTGGCGCAGCGCATTGTAAGTGGTCATGTTTTTTCCCTTTCATGTATGACAAATTGTAGGGGGGGGGCTGTCTGCCGCGCCACTACGTAATGATCAA
This genomic window contains:
- a CDS encoding enoyl ACP reductase FabMG family protein; this translates as MTTYNALRQLPAAAEYKKDDVLVLCGELFGRGYANGIVDEARRAGMTIIGTTVGRRDADGTLRSLTTEELAEAEATLGGKIINIPLEAGFDMEPGAGDGRSVVEQLKGVKADEWDKVRFDWNDVEHTRQQGARRFSANLGLVVTELGKMLPAGANVLFVHTMAGGIPRARIFMPLLNRVFKGQGDRFLSSETFWNSDLGKLCKVSFDEVTADTFRYLIDATAPLRDKVSARYTAYGYHGCEVLINGAYTWQSYTPYLQGWAKIRLEEVAATAWAEGIKATVFNCPEILTNSSALFLGVENSLYPLLAALEKEGNGPFAEEIKASCRALSNDGTAIDTLIAKANDYLSAPITVALRDFAGWPQHNRPEQQDFMLNCSAELLAMNKNPKEIVCAVLSQEVFKAVGRLMYDFSWKQDAPVLWLNHDVIAKRLVTA
- a CDS encoding response regulator; amino-acid sequence: MPIKILLVDDVNMFVELQKGFLKQSSVTILTAGDGVEALKVCRAERPALIFMDLHMPNMNGAECCAAIKADPTLKSIPVIMMTSAGKEDDKSLCIKAGCDNFLTKPLDRQLYLELARSYLPEIDRRDRRIDCRAKVKFRAFGVSLSGEIANLSALGIYIATDYAMETDTVIDLVFALPEENGAIIHTKGRVAWPNSKTDRHKLSLPEGFGVEFIAITEESKAALASFVDRHKS